A window of Rhodococcus sp. SGAir0479 contains these coding sequences:
- a CDS encoding class I SAM-dependent methyltransferase — protein sequence MPLTGERTVPGIPEENYWFRRHEVVYRDLLPRCADRVVLEAGSGEGYGANMIADVATRVTGVDYDTSAVEHVRSRYPRVEMLHGNLAELPLTDESVDTVVNFQVIEHLWDQAQFLRECHRVLRPGGELLVSTPNRITFSPGRDTPLNPFHTRELNAAELTELLEQAGFRVALVTGVHHGPRLRELDAKHGGSFIDAQIERALAGEPWPADLSRDVADIDVDDFVLREDDIDTSLDLVAVAIKDPVT from the coding sequence CTGCCGCTGACCGGCGAGCGCACCGTGCCCGGAATCCCCGAGGAGAACTACTGGTTCCGGCGCCACGAGGTGGTCTACCGCGACCTGCTCCCCCGCTGCGCCGACCGCGTCGTACTCGAGGCCGGATCCGGAGAAGGCTACGGCGCCAACATGATTGCAGATGTCGCGACGAGGGTGACCGGCGTCGACTACGACACCTCCGCCGTCGAGCACGTCCGGTCCCGGTACCCCCGGGTGGAGATGCTGCACGGCAACCTCGCCGAACTGCCGCTGACCGACGAGTCCGTCGACACGGTGGTCAACTTCCAGGTGATCGAACACCTGTGGGACCAGGCGCAGTTCCTGCGCGAGTGCCACCGGGTGCTGCGCCCGGGCGGCGAGCTTCTCGTGAGTACGCCCAACCGGATCACCTTCTCCCCCGGGCGCGACACGCCGCTCAACCCGTTCCACACCCGCGAGTTGAACGCCGCCGAGCTCACCGAACTGCTCGAGCAGGCGGGCTTCCGCGTCGCCCTCGTGACCGGCGTGCACCACGGCCCGCGGCTACGCGAGCTGGACGCCAAGCACGGTGGGTCGTTCATCGACGCCCAGATCGAGCGCGCGCTCGCCGGCGAGCCGTGGCCCGCGGACCTCAGCCGCGACGTGGCCGACATCGATGTCGACGACTTCGTGCTGCGGGAGGACGACATCGACACCAGCCTCGACCTCGTCGCCGTCGCCATCAAGGATCCTGTGACGTGA
- a CDS encoding 1,4-alpha-glucan branching protein domain-containing protein, with amino-acid sequence MFCLVLHSHLPWLANHGRWPVGEEWLYQSWAATYLPVTSVLRRLADEGRTRLLTLGITPVLAAQLDDPHCLDGMHHWLGNWQLRAHEAAGMPSPALRELGALEHRASAAALEDFETRWRHGGSAVLRQLIDAETIELLGGPLAHPFQPLLDPRLRAFSLTEGLADARARWGHTPSGIWAPECGFTPGMERGYADAGVSHFMVDGPALRGDTSVGRPVWDSDVVAFGRDLEVSYRVWSPRTGYPGHAAYRDFHTYDHDTGLKPARVTGRSVPAEKKAPYDPALAAVALDKHVDDFVETVRRRLRSESARTGRDALVVAAFDTELFGHWWYEGPQWLEKVLRALPAAGIEIGTLADARARGYVGEPVELQDSSWGSGKDWRVWAGDQVQDLVQLNAEVVQTALDTIDKSRDANPEQPELRNRVHDQMLRETLMTVSSDWAFMVSKDSAAGYARDRAHKHAHALREIADAVASGRGDVARRLAEGWNAADGLFPALDARRLPGREAGTTGPTAVSAGSK; translated from the coding sequence ATGTTCTGCCTGGTGCTGCATTCACACCTGCCGTGGCTGGCGAACCACGGGCGCTGGCCGGTCGGCGAGGAATGGCTGTACCAGTCGTGGGCCGCGACGTACCTGCCGGTGACGTCGGTGTTGCGCCGGCTCGCCGACGAGGGCCGGACCCGGCTGCTCACGCTCGGCATCACCCCGGTGCTCGCGGCGCAGCTGGACGACCCGCACTGCCTCGACGGCATGCACCACTGGCTCGGCAACTGGCAGCTCCGCGCGCACGAGGCCGCGGGGATGCCGTCGCCCGCACTTCGCGAGCTGGGCGCCCTCGAGCACCGCGCCTCCGCCGCCGCGCTCGAGGACTTCGAGACCCGTTGGCGGCACGGCGGTTCGGCGGTGCTCCGGCAGCTGATCGACGCCGAGACGATCGAACTCCTCGGCGGCCCGCTCGCGCACCCGTTCCAGCCACTGCTCGATCCGCGGCTGCGCGCGTTCTCGCTCACCGAGGGCCTCGCCGACGCCCGGGCCCGGTGGGGGCACACGCCGTCCGGCATCTGGGCGCCCGAGTGCGGATTCACGCCCGGCATGGAACGCGGCTACGCCGACGCGGGTGTGTCGCACTTCATGGTCGACGGTCCGGCGTTGCGCGGCGACACCTCCGTCGGCCGCCCGGTGTGGGATTCCGACGTCGTCGCGTTCGGACGCGACCTCGAGGTCAGCTACCGCGTGTGGTCGCCCCGGACCGGGTACCCCGGGCACGCCGCCTACCGCGACTTCCACACCTACGACCACGACACCGGTCTCAAGCCGGCCCGGGTCACCGGCCGGTCGGTGCCGGCGGAGAAGAAGGCACCGTACGATCCGGCGCTCGCCGCGGTCGCGCTCGACAAGCACGTCGACGACTTCGTCGAGACCGTCCGCCGGCGCCTGCGCAGCGAATCGGCGCGCACCGGCCGGGACGCACTCGTCGTCGCCGCCTTCGACACCGAACTGTTCGGGCACTGGTGGTACGAGGGCCCGCAGTGGCTCGAGAAGGTGCTCCGGGCGCTGCCCGCGGCCGGAATCGAGATCGGCACCCTGGCCGACGCCCGAGCCCGTGGGTACGTCGGCGAGCCCGTCGAACTGCAGGACTCGTCGTGGGGGTCGGGCAAGGACTGGCGGGTGTGGGCCGGCGACCAGGTCCAGGACCTGGTCCAGCTCAACGCGGAGGTGGTGCAGACCGCCCTCGACACCATCGACAAGTCCCGTGACGCGAATCCGGAACAGCCGGAACTACGCAATCGGGTCCACGACCAGATGTTGCGTGAGACGCTGATGACGGTCTCGAGCGACTGGGCTTTCATGGTCAGCAAGGACTCGGCGGCCGGGTACGCCCGCGACCGAGCCCACAAGCACGCCCACGCGTTGCGGGAGATCGCCGACGCCGTCGCCTCCGGGCGCGGCGACGTCGCACGCCGGCTCGCCGAGGGCTGGAACGCCGCCGACGGACTGTTCCCGGCACTCGACGCACGGCGCCTGCCCGGTCGCGAGGCCGGCACCACCGGGCCGACCGCCGTATCCGCTGGGAGCAAGTGA
- a CDS encoding glycosyltransferase family 4 protein: MKVLIVSWEYPPVVVGGLGRHVHHLATELAAAGHEVVVLARRPSGTDPSTHPTTTEITDGVLVVAVAEDPPHFVFGEDMLAWTLAMGHAMVRAGVALSKGGVGEGWQPDVVHAHDWLVAHPAIALAEFYDVPLVSTLHASEAGRHSGWVSGRINRQVHSVEWWLANESDSIITCSASMEDEVTQLYGPDLPPVTVIRNGIDVTTWSYRPRPPRSGPATLLYVGRLEYEKGVQDAIAALPRIRRTHPGTTLAIAGEGTQFEWLQQQARTHRVARSVTFLGNLDHEELLGWLHGADAIVLPSRYEPFGIIALEAAAAGTPLIASTAGGLGEAVVDGVTGLSFEPGGVDGLTSAIRETLDDPAAAQLRAAAARDRLTADFDWRKVAEETVQVYSGAKRRVRHPLARPTIPERPLPGR; the protein is encoded by the coding sequence ATGAAAGTTCTGATCGTCTCGTGGGAGTACCCGCCCGTCGTGGTCGGCGGGCTGGGGCGCCACGTCCACCATCTCGCGACCGAGCTGGCCGCGGCCGGGCACGAGGTGGTGGTGCTCGCACGCCGGCCGTCCGGCACCGATCCGTCCACCCATCCGACGACCACGGAGATCACCGACGGTGTGTTGGTGGTCGCGGTCGCCGAGGATCCGCCGCACTTCGTGTTCGGCGAGGACATGCTGGCGTGGACGCTGGCGATGGGGCACGCGATGGTCCGCGCAGGCGTCGCACTGTCGAAAGGTGGCGTCGGCGAGGGGTGGCAGCCGGACGTCGTGCACGCGCACGACTGGCTGGTGGCCCACCCAGCGATCGCGCTGGCCGAATTCTACGACGTGCCGCTCGTCTCGACGCTGCACGCGTCGGAGGCCGGCCGGCACAGCGGCTGGGTCTCGGGCCGGATCAATCGCCAGGTGCACTCGGTGGAGTGGTGGCTCGCGAACGAGTCCGACTCGATCATCACGTGCTCGGCGTCGATGGAGGACGAGGTCACCCAGCTGTACGGCCCCGATCTTCCCCCCGTCACCGTGATCCGCAACGGGATCGACGTCACGACGTGGAGCTACCGGCCGCGGCCACCGCGGTCCGGACCGGCCACGCTGCTGTACGTGGGCCGGCTCGAGTACGAGAAGGGCGTGCAGGACGCCATCGCGGCGCTCCCACGGATCCGGCGGACGCATCCGGGCACGACGCTGGCGATCGCCGGTGAGGGCACCCAGTTCGAGTGGCTGCAACAGCAGGCCCGCACCCACCGGGTCGCCCGTTCGGTGACGTTCCTCGGCAACCTCGACCACGAGGAACTCCTCGGCTGGCTGCACGGCGCCGACGCGATCGTGCTTCCCAGCCGGTACGAGCCGTTCGGCATCATCGCGCTCGAGGCCGCCGCCGCGGGTACCCCGCTGATCGCGTCCACCGCGGGCGGCCTCGGCGAGGCCGTCGTCGACGGGGTCACCGGGCTGTCCTTCGAGCCGGGCGGCGTCGACGGACTCACTTCCGCGATCCGCGAGACGCTCGACGACCCGGCGGCGGCCCAGCTGCGCGCGGCGGCCGCGCGGGACCGGCTGACCGCGGACTTCGACTGGCGCAAGGTGGCCGAGGAGACCGTCCAGGTGTACTCCGGCGCCAAGCGCCGGGTGCGCCACCCGCTGGCCCGCCCAACGATTCCCGAACGTCCGCTGCCGGGTCGGTAG
- a CDS encoding acyltransferase — translation MTSMWGAPLRSRWRGSRRRDSEQARFLTLASLKWVIANKAYTPWYLVRYYRLAKFKLANPHIVTRGMVFLGKNVEIHSTPGLSRMEIGKWVHIGDGNALRCHEGSLRIGDKVVFGKDNVVNTYLDIEIGASTLVADWCYICDFDHRTEDVTVPIKDQGIVKGPVRIGPDTWIAAKVTVLRNTRVGRGCVLGAHAVVKGDIPDFAIAVGSPARAVKNRRADWEAGADERARYIAALEDIARKKAAAEGAPAPATNGNGASSAAN, via the coding sequence ATGACGAGCATGTGGGGCGCCCCGTTGCGCTCGAGGTGGCGCGGATCCCGGCGCCGGGACAGTGAGCAGGCCCGTTTCCTGACGTTGGCCTCGCTCAAGTGGGTCATCGCCAACAAGGCGTACACGCCGTGGTACCTGGTCCGGTACTACCGCCTGGCCAAGTTCAAACTGGCCAACCCGCACATCGTCACGCGGGGGATGGTGTTCCTGGGCAAGAACGTCGAGATCCACTCCACGCCGGGGTTGTCGCGCATGGAGATCGGCAAGTGGGTCCACATCGGCGACGGCAACGCGTTGCGGTGTCACGAGGGTTCGCTGCGCATCGGCGACAAGGTCGTCTTCGGCAAGGACAACGTCGTCAACACCTACCTCGACATCGAGATCGGGGCATCGACGCTCGTCGCCGACTGGTGCTACATCTGCGATTTCGACCATCGGACCGAGGACGTGACGGTGCCGATCAAGGACCAGGGCATCGTCAAGGGCCCGGTCCGGATCGGACCCGACACCTGGATCGCCGCCAAGGTCACGGTGCTGCGCAACACGCGGGTCGGCCGGGGCTGCGTGCTCGGGGCACACGCCGTGGTCAAGGGGGACATCCCGGACTTCGCCATCGCGGTCGGTTCGCCGGCCCGCGCGGTGAAGAACCGCCGCGCCGACTGGGAGGCCGGTGCCGACGAGCGCGCCAGGTACATCGCCGCCCTCGAGGACATCGCCCGCAAGAAGGCCGCCGCCGAAGGGGCGCCCGCGCCCGCGACGAACGGGAACGGGGCCTCCTCGGCCGCGAACTGA
- the ald gene encoding alanine dehydrogenase, with translation MRIGVPKEIKNGELRVALTPLAVRELRVRGHDVLVERGAGDGSSMPDGEFVAAGAHVVDRAEDVWADADLVVKVKEPLAPEYGLMRRGQVLFTYLHLAASLDCTEALLASGVTAIAYETVERADGSLPLLAPMSEVAGRLATQVGAHALQASASGDCSGRGVLLGGVPGVPPARVVVVGAGSAGTQATAVAVGMGARVTVLDRDVDRLRAVDARFGSRISTAVSTRTELESVLSDAELVIGAVLVHGARAPRLVSSEQVRRMLPGSVLVDIAIDQGGCFEDSRPTTHERPTYMVHNSIIYAVPNMPSIVPYTSTRALVNVTLPFVSALAENGWRAAMRDDPALAMGLSTWSGQVTHGPVALAHALPFVAVENALRS, from the coding sequence ATGCGGATCGGTGTGCCGAAGGAGATCAAGAACGGCGAGCTGCGGGTGGCTCTCACCCCGCTCGCGGTCAGAGAACTGCGCGTGCGCGGCCACGATGTCCTCGTCGAGCGCGGCGCGGGTGACGGATCGTCGATGCCGGACGGCGAATTCGTGGCCGCCGGCGCGCACGTGGTCGATCGCGCGGAGGACGTGTGGGCCGACGCCGATCTGGTCGTCAAGGTCAAGGAACCGCTCGCTCCCGAGTACGGGCTCATGCGGCGCGGTCAGGTGCTGTTCACCTACCTCCATCTCGCGGCCTCGCTCGACTGCACCGAGGCGCTGCTGGCGAGCGGGGTGACGGCCATCGCGTACGAGACCGTGGAGCGGGCCGACGGGTCGCTGCCGCTGCTGGCGCCGATGAGCGAGGTGGCCGGGCGACTGGCCACCCAGGTGGGGGCGCACGCGTTGCAGGCGAGCGCCTCGGGCGACTGCTCGGGGCGGGGTGTCCTGCTCGGCGGAGTCCCGGGGGTGCCGCCGGCCCGTGTCGTCGTCGTCGGTGCGGGCAGCGCCGGCACCCAGGCGACGGCGGTGGCCGTGGGCATGGGGGCGCGGGTGACGGTGCTCGACCGTGACGTCGACCGTCTACGTGCCGTGGATGCCCGGTTCGGATCGCGAATCTCGACGGCGGTGTCCACCCGCACCGAACTCGAGTCGGTTCTCTCGGACGCCGAATTGGTGATCGGTGCCGTACTGGTGCACGGGGCCCGCGCGCCGCGCCTGGTGTCGTCGGAGCAGGTGCGCAGAATGCTGCCGGGCAGCGTGCTGGTCGACATCGCGATCGACCAGGGTGGGTGTTTCGAGGACTCGCGGCCGACCACACACGAACGGCCCACATATATGGTTCACAATTCGATCATTTATGCGGTTCCCAATATGCCGAGCATTGTTCCCTATACGTCCACCCGGGCTTTGGTAAATGTCACGCTGCCGTTCGTATCAGCCCTGGCGGAAAATGGTTGGCGCGCGGCGATGCGCGACGACCCGGCGCTGGCGATGGGGCTCAGCACCTGGTCCGGGCAGGTGACCCACGGTCCTGTCGCACTTGCGCACGCTCTCCCTTTCGTCGCGGTCGAGAACGCGCTGCGTAGCTGA
- a CDS encoding outer membrane protein assembly factor BamB family protein has product MRRALRSSAAALTAISALLLAGCGADSGTENIFGAGGWPGAHADARNSGTSSVTGSQSLDLGWSRPIGGPTPTHATVGAGGQIFITSQAEQGCNLLSFQIDSGRKRWCNRVGPGAAASAPVVDAATNVYVGEEGAMSSFNEHGQLRWRTPVTGTPLSGQFTGDGNLLFVTQLGQIDVLDPQTGFKVVPAYDLIPPASYTQGMNVDPVPNGLGLGACFDGASPCPVADAPAIDVDSGRFVFTFWRPGASKADLVAMRYTGGDDPRIDTEWSSTVLTDGASSAPVLSADGKTVYVGDNTGRLWAVDASTGETRWDHDLGYRPLGAPSVSSDGVIVPAGGDRARLSALRDRGESVETLWERSDVTPVGAAAQTAGATGYTAVRDGDGVALLTFDTRTGDTRDQDRLPGASGYTAGTSVGPDGEVLTPTLIGELFVLK; this is encoded by the coding sequence ATGCGGCGTGCCCTGCGGTCGTCGGCGGCGGCGCTGACGGCGATCTCGGCCCTCCTACTCGCGGGCTGCGGCGCGGATTCCGGCACCGAGAACATCTTCGGCGCCGGGGGCTGGCCGGGGGCCCACGCCGACGCCCGCAACAGCGGTACGTCGAGCGTGACGGGATCACAGTCCCTGGATCTCGGCTGGTCCCGGCCGATCGGCGGTCCGACGCCCACGCACGCGACGGTCGGCGCCGGCGGTCAGATCTTCATCACCTCGCAGGCCGAGCAGGGCTGCAATCTGTTGTCCTTCCAGATCGACTCGGGCCGCAAGCGCTGGTGCAACCGCGTCGGGCCCGGCGCCGCCGCCTCCGCTCCGGTCGTCGACGCCGCCACCAACGTGTACGTCGGCGAGGAGGGCGCGATGAGCTCATTCAACGAGCACGGCCAGTTGCGCTGGCGCACACCGGTGACCGGGACACCACTGTCGGGTCAGTTCACGGGGGACGGCAACCTGCTGTTCGTCACGCAGCTGGGGCAGATCGACGTGCTGGACCCGCAGACGGGCTTCAAGGTGGTGCCGGCGTACGACCTGATCCCGCCCGCCTCCTACACCCAGGGCATGAACGTCGATCCCGTCCCGAACGGACTCGGCCTCGGCGCCTGCTTCGACGGCGCCTCACCGTGCCCCGTGGCCGACGCGCCCGCGATCGACGTGGACTCCGGCCGTTTCGTGTTCACCTTCTGGCGTCCCGGGGCGAGTAAGGCCGATCTGGTGGCGATGCGCTACACCGGCGGGGACGACCCCCGGATCGACACCGAGTGGTCGTCGACCGTCCTCACCGACGGCGCCTCCTCCGCGCCGGTGCTGTCCGCGGACGGCAAGACCGTGTACGTCGGCGACAACACCGGTCGGCTGTGGGCGGTGGACGCGAGCACCGGCGAGACCAGGTGGGACCACGACCTCGGTTACCGGCCGCTGGGCGCCCCGTCCGTGTCGTCGGACGGCGTGATCGTCCCGGCCGGCGGCGACCGGGCCCGCCTGTCCGCACTGCGCGATCGCGGCGAATCGGTCGAGACGTTGTGGGAGCGAAGCGATGTCACTCCCGTGGGCGCCGCGGCCCAGACCGCGGGGGCGACCGGGTACACGGCGGTGCGCGACGGCGACGGCGTCGCGCTGCTGACGTTCGACACCCGCACGGGCGACACGAGGGACCAGGACCGGCTACCGGGGGCGTCCGGCTACACGGCCGGCACGTCGGTCGGCCCGGACGGCGAGGTCCTCACCCCCACGCTCATCGGGGAGTTGTTCGTCCTGAAGTGA
- a CDS encoding THUMP-like domain-containing protein: protein MGYDFTLDDVAYLRSDAGVAALAETAESELSPRTRLADIGRARARFGDRAGLLVETVLLRRKAQAKLDESRSWLFTDDALQQATPLAVARHRGARLAGRRVHDVTCSIGAELAALVPSADTVIGSDLDPVRLAMAAHNVPAASLVRADALYPCTRDTVVIADPARRSGGKRTHDPAALMPPLPDLLDVYAGRDLAVKCAPGLDFDRLGWDGEVEVVSLDGGVREACLWSPGLAGPGVRRRASVLRSDGTSWEITDAETDDIPEREPGEWIVDPDGAVVRAGLVRHYAARHGLWQLDPRIAYLTGDSVPDGVRGFRVLARLKYTEKALRQELAARDCGSAEILVRGLDVDPAVLRPRLKLRGTTPLSVVLTRIGRAPVAFVCAARD, encoded by the coding sequence TTGGGTTACGACTTCACGCTCGACGACGTCGCGTACCTGCGCAGCGACGCCGGTGTCGCGGCGCTGGCCGAGACGGCGGAGTCGGAGCTGTCCCCGCGCACGCGTCTGGCCGACATCGGGCGGGCACGTGCGCGTTTCGGCGATCGGGCGGGGCTGCTCGTCGAGACGGTACTGCTGCGACGCAAGGCGCAGGCCAAGCTCGACGAGTCCCGGTCGTGGCTGTTCACCGACGACGCGCTGCAGCAGGCCACGCCGCTCGCGGTCGCGCGCCATCGCGGCGCCCGGTTGGCGGGACGCCGAGTCCACGACGTCACGTGCTCGATCGGCGCGGAGCTGGCGGCTCTGGTCCCGTCGGCCGACACCGTGATCGGGAGTGACCTCGATCCGGTGCGGCTCGCGATGGCCGCGCACAACGTTCCCGCGGCATCGCTCGTGCGTGCCGACGCGCTGTACCCGTGTACGCGGGACACCGTGGTGATCGCCGATCCCGCACGCCGCTCCGGTGGCAAGCGCACCCACGACCCGGCGGCGCTGATGCCGCCGCTACCGGATCTGCTCGACGTCTACGCCGGCCGCGATCTGGCGGTCAAGTGCGCGCCCGGACTCGACTTCGACCGCCTCGGCTGGGACGGGGAGGTGGAGGTCGTCTCGCTCGACGGCGGGGTCCGGGAGGCGTGCCTGTGGTCGCCGGGGCTGGCCGGGCCGGGCGTGCGCCGGCGGGCGAGCGTGCTGCGCTCGGACGGGACGTCGTGGGAGATCACCGACGCCGAGACCGACGACATTCCCGAGCGCGAACCGGGGGAGTGGATCGTCGACCCGGACGGTGCCGTCGTCCGCGCGGGGCTGGTGCGCCACTACGCGGCCCGGCACGGGTTGTGGCAACTCGACCCGCGGATCGCGTATCTGACCGGCGACAGCGTGCCCGACGGTGTCCGCGGGTTCCGGGTGCTCGCGCGGCTGAAGTACACCGAGAAGGCACTGCGGCAGGAACTGGCGGCCCGGGACTGCGGGTCCGCCGAGATCCTCGTGCGTGGCCTGGACGTCGATCCGGCGGTGCTGCGTCCGCGACTGAAGCTCCGCGGAACCACGCCACTGTCGGTGGTGCTCACCAGAATCGGGCGCGCCCCCGTCGCCTTCGTGTGCGCGGCACGGGACTGA
- a CDS encoding class I SAM-dependent methyltransferase, with protein sequence MTASPQDPAPNPHATAEQVEAALQDTKLAQVLYHDWEAETYDDKWSISYDERCIDYARGRFDAVAGDQPLPYERALELGCGTGFFLLNLMQGGVAKTGSVTDLSPGMVKVALRNAENLGLPVDGRVADAETIPYDDDTFDLVVGHAVLHHIPDVEQSLREVLRVLKPGGRFVFAGEPTTVGNFYARWLGRATWAATTSVTKLPFLTDWRRPQAELDESSRAAALEAVVDLHTFDPTDLEKMAESAGAIEVHAETEEFAAALLGWPVRTFEAAVPTEKLGWGWAKFAFGGWKSLSWVDENVLKHVVPRSFFYNVMITGVKPGA encoded by the coding sequence ATGACTGCGAGCCCGCAAGACCCCGCGCCCAACCCGCACGCCACGGCCGAACAGGTCGAGGCGGCGTTGCAGGACACCAAGCTTGCCCAGGTCCTGTACCACGACTGGGAGGCCGAGACTTACGACGACAAGTGGTCGATCTCGTACGACGAGCGCTGCATCGACTACGCGCGCGGCCGGTTCGACGCCGTTGCCGGTGACCAGCCGTTGCCGTACGAGCGGGCGCTGGAACTGGGCTGCGGTACCGGCTTCTTCCTGCTCAACCTGATGCAGGGCGGGGTCGCGAAGACCGGCTCGGTCACCGACCTGTCGCCCGGCATGGTCAAGGTCGCGCTGCGCAACGCCGAGAACCTCGGCCTTCCCGTGGACGGCAGGGTCGCGGACGCCGAGACGATCCCGTACGACGACGACACGTTCGATCTGGTCGTCGGACACGCGGTGCTGCACCACATTCCGGACGTCGAGCAGTCGCTGCGCGAGGTGCTGCGCGTCCTCAAGCCGGGCGGCCGTTTCGTCTTCGCGGGCGAACCCACCACGGTCGGCAACTTCTACGCCCGCTGGCTCGGTCGTGCCACCTGGGCCGCCACCACCAGCGTCACCAAGCTGCCGTTCCTGACGGATTGGCGCCGTCCGCAGGCCGAACTGGACGAGTCGTCCCGCGCGGCCGCGCTCGAGGCGGTGGTCGACCTGCACACGTTCGACCCGACGGACCTCGAGAAGATGGCCGAGTCGGCCGGCGCGATCGAGGTGCACGCCGAGACGGAGGAGTTCGCGGCGGCGTTGCTGGGCTGGCCGGTCCGCACGTTCGAGGCCGCGGTTCCGACCGAGAAGCTGGGCTGGGGCTGGGCCAAGTTCGCGTTCGGCGGCTGGAAGTCGTTGAGCTGGGTGGACGAGAACGTGCTCAAGCACGTCGTCCCGCGCAGCTTCTTCTACAACGTCATGATCACCGGCGTGAAGCCGGGCGCCTGA
- a CDS encoding enoyl-CoA hydratase/isomerase family protein: protein MAEFVTLEVSEGIGTIRLARPPMNALNRQVQEEIRAAARQATVDPDVKAVIVYGGEKVFAAGADIKEMAELDFVQMSEIIADLQSALGAIADIPKPTVAAITGYALGGGLELALGADRRIAGDNVKLGVPEILLGIIPGGGGTQRLARLVGPAKAKDMVFTGRFVGAEEALAIGLIDQMVAPDEVYNAARTWAAQFTGAASRAIAAAKAAIDQGLDTDLDTGLKIEQHLFASLFATDDRTIGMQSFVENGPGKAKFTGK from the coding sequence ATGGCTGAGTTTGTGACCCTCGAGGTTTCCGAAGGTATCGGCACCATCCGTTTGGCCCGTCCCCCGATGAACGCCCTGAACCGGCAGGTGCAGGAGGAGATTCGGGCGGCCGCGCGTCAGGCGACGGTCGATCCGGACGTCAAGGCTGTCATCGTGTACGGCGGCGAGAAGGTGTTCGCCGCGGGCGCCGACATCAAGGAGATGGCGGAGCTCGACTTCGTGCAGATGAGCGAGATCATCGCCGACCTGCAGTCGGCGCTCGGTGCGATCGCCGACATCCCGAAGCCGACCGTCGCGGCCATCACGGGCTACGCCCTCGGCGGCGGACTCGAGCTCGCGCTCGGCGCCGATCGGCGAATCGCCGGCGACAACGTCAAGCTCGGTGTGCCCGAGATCCTGCTGGGCATCATCCCCGGCGGCGGCGGCACGCAGCGGCTGGCGCGGCTGGTGGGCCCGGCCAAGGCCAAGGACATGGTGTTCACGGGCCGCTTCGTCGGCGCCGAGGAGGCCCTCGCGATCGGCCTGATCGACCAGATGGTCGCGCCCGACGAGGTGTACAACGCCGCCCGCACGTGGGCCGCGCAGTTCACCGGCGCCGCGAGCCGGGCGATCGCCGCCGCCAAGGCCGCGATCGACCAGGGACTCGACACGGATCTGGACACCGGCCTGAAGATCGAGCAGCACCTGTTCGCGTCGCTCTTCGCCACCGACGACCGCACCATCGGCATGCAGTCCTTCGTCGAGAACGGTCCCGGCAAGGCGAAGTTCACCGGCAAGTAG
- a CDS encoding NUDIX hydrolase, whose translation MGTSRETGASGVAQQAETSAETAAAVPKDASTVMLVRDGDSGVEVFLLRRVAGMAFAGGMTVFPGGGVDPSDGVADVRWAGPPVSWWAERLGVDEVRAKALVCAAVRETFEECGVLLAGPTADSVVTDTAGYTGARRQLESRELSFADFLARENLVLRADLLRPWANWITPVQEGRRYDTRFFVAVLPEGQQADGDTSEAAEVAWRTPAAAVEDWRERRSVLLPPTWRQLATLGEFDGVEAILAAEPEISPILPELSFVDGKPRVSFPGDTGYYDTGALPWG comes from the coding sequence ATGGGAACCAGTCGGGAGACGGGCGCCTCCGGCGTCGCTCAGCAGGCCGAGACGAGCGCCGAGACGGCAGCCGCCGTGCCCAAGGACGCGTCCACCGTCATGCTCGTGCGCGACGGGGACTCGGGCGTCGAGGTCTTCCTGCTGCGACGGGTCGCGGGCATGGCGTTCGCGGGCGGCATGACGGTGTTCCCGGGCGGCGGCGTCGACCCCAGCGACGGTGTCGCCGACGTTCGTTGGGCCGGTCCGCCGGTCTCGTGGTGGGCCGAGCGGCTCGGCGTCGACGAGGTGCGTGCCAAGGCCCTCGTCTGCGCCGCGGTCCGCGAGACGTTCGAGGAGTGCGGAGTACTGCTCGCCGGTCCCACCGCGGACAGTGTCGTCACCGACACGGCCGGCTACACCGGGGCGCGTCGGCAGCTCGAGTCGCGCGAGTTGTCGTTCGCCGACTTCCTCGCCCGCGAGAACCTGGTGCTGCGCGCCGATCTGCTCCGGCCGTGGGCCAACTGGATCACCCCCGTGCAGGAGGGCCGGCGTTACGACACGCGGTTCTTCGTCGCGGTGCTGCCCGAGGGGCAGCAGGCCGACGGCGACACGTCGGAGGCGGCCGAGGTCGCGTGGCGCACCCCGGCGGCGGCCGTCGAGGACTGGCGCGAGCGGCGCAGCGTCCTGCTGCCGCCCACGTGGCGCCAGTTGGCGACGCTGGGCGAGTTCGACGGCGTCGAGGCGATTCTCGCTGCCGAGCCGGAGATTTCACCGATCCTGCCGGAGCTGTCGTTCGTCGACGGCAAGCCGCGGGTGTCCTTCCCCGGCGACACGGGCTACTACGACACCGGGGCGCTGCCCTGGGGGTGA